The DNA sequence TagaaagtgtatattcttgtgggacgcactgaaaaataaaaagtgcatattcttgcgggacggatggagtagtaaaaataaaaggcGACAACATTTTTAGGAGCGGATGAGccagtgacaaattttcaggacgGGTGaaggatggagtataattttttatttatgccTTTTTTGGACAATTAAATATCTTTTAATCGGTGTCAAACTTaacaattactatattttaaatggaaAGTATGTTCGGCTAAAGCTAGTTTGCTCAAATAGCACTACTCTTTTGAAAATGTGTTTTTGAAtggatgaaattttaattgaaaatgtcAAATTGTTTGTGAAAGAGTTATTAGTCAAAATAATTGGGGTTAACTATACTAGTTTTTAGCCTagattttacatatttttaagtttatattttcaatttcaatttttttatcttgtcattttgaacaataattaactcaaatatttatatgggCAAGGAAGCGGCAATGACCTCTCCGATCCCACCTGCCATTAGCCTAATCTTCTGAAATGTTGTTTGCATTGCACaaaattgcaaattgcaaatttaattttatcatttaaccTCTAAAAATTTGAGTTAATCTAGAGATGATACACTTAAAGGAACGTAAATGATTTTGCACAAAttcaaatgtaaaataatCGGATGTAATATccttaaaatgaaatatcaaaatttttaaactgAACCGTGAATAAATAGTTTCACTGATATGCTTACCGATCCGATTTTTAAATAGTGGTGGCTAATTGtaatcatttaataaaaatttaaagaatgatatttaaaaagtgTGTGTTCTCGATTTCGTATCTGAAATTAAGGTATCATCTATCCGCGGTTATTTAATGCTTTCATAAgccaattaataattatttgtgtttATGTATATTGGTGTTGCTTTTTAAGAATCAAACTATTGAAAGTAGTAAGTACAAGTTCAAAACGGCAATACACAAGACTTTGCCGTAAATACAAACTATATACGAAAACGacaaagtaaaaacctacttcAAATAAGTCTTAAACTACCGGGCACCCGATAAAGGACAAAGCACTTATATTAGTGTTActatttagataatttatatacttaataaaattgtatgtaCAATTGCTCTAAAATTGCTAAATAGTATTTCATAGACTATAAGAGATACAAATATACAATACAACTAGGCATTAACATGAGCCCAGTCAGTCAATTATTATGTATATtgtaacaaaatttcaaatttaattttagaataaagataaattcacaaaatttgtaTGTACAAAATGCCCTCAAATTTAACCTCCTAAAACATGAGGAATGTCCTTGTTatctttatataatttaaatattcctTGTAAATGTTAtctttatataataaatgtcCTTTAAACCTCCTAAGTGAATTTGACCTCCTAAAACATGAGATAATCTAGAGATAACACTTAAGGAatgtaattgattttgtgtgaTACAGTTAAGGAATGTAATCCATTTTGCTTGATACAATTAAGGAATGtaattgatttgttttcatataatttatagcatttaattctatatatttGCAACAATATTCAAGTTTTATCAGTGGTCTAACCGGTCCAATCAATTGAATCGTGAATCGATAACTTCATGAATTCGGTTACAGAttgtaaatattgattataagttaattaaatcttttaattaaatttaaaatttgatactccctccgtcccacaaagatagtctcactttgacccggcacgggtcttaagaaatgtaatgaaaagtgagttgaaaaagttggtgggatatgagtcctacttttaaagtattagttttataataaaatgtgagtaggaatgagttggtggaatatggggtcccctaccaaaaatggtaaaagtggaatgggacaaactttgtgggacggacgaaaatggaaaaatgggacaatatttgtgggacggagggagtctATTTAAAAAGTATGTGTTCTCGAtttcgtatcgaaaattaatatatcatcAACCGCagttattttatactatatgtatatgtatattggTGTTGCGCTTTATTACTAAGTTTTTATAGTagttaaaaatgattaatctATCGAAAGTAGTAAGTATAagtttaaaactaaaaaaaccacAAGGTGCTATTGCAAATATACAAACCACGTTCGTATACAACAAGTCAAAGAACTGCCTACTACTTCGAATAAGTCCTAACCATAGAGGCACCCCATAAAGCCAAAAGCACTTCATTATTTGAGTTACTACTTAGAAAAGggtatactataaaatatgtatttacAATTTCTTTAAGAATGAAAAAGGCCTCAAGATTTCTTAGTACATATAAGCTGCGGCAGCCAATATTATTCCCTCCGCCCATCATTTATAGAATCATTTAGACTCGGAtatgttttaataatttgtttgaccttgtgaagaaaaataattcaagaaaGTGAAtagaatgtgggacctatttaaaatattaattttatattagattATGGGTGTAAAAAGCTAGTAGAATGCGAAGGTCTTCGTACtaaaagtagaataaaataaatggttttataaattgtggaaaaccaaatgaaaaaatggctCTTTAAATGGTTTACATAGGAGTATCACAAATAACACAGCTTGTGAGCGGATTCAGTTAGTTATTATATCTGTTGtaacaaaattacatatttaattttatcatttaaccTCTAAAAATTTGAGTTAATCTAGAGATAGAAACACTTAAAGGAACGTAAACGATTTTGCACAAttcaaatgtaaaataatcaGATGTAATATCTTTAGAAATACTAATCACTGATATGCTTCCCgatccaattttaaaatagtggTAGCAAATTGTaatcttttaataaaaatttaaagaatgatatttaaaaagtgTGTTCTTGATTTCGTAACTGAAATTAAGGTATCATATATccacaattatttaatactccttccgtcccactttaggagtcctggttgagttcggcacgggtatCAAGAAATgtaagaaaagttggtgaaaaaagacagtggaatgtgggtcctacctttttatattagttttataataaaatgtgagtgaaaaaaggttagtggaatgcggggcctaataccatttatggaatattccaaccgggactgctaaagtgggacaccgaaaaatggtaaaccaggactcctaaagtggaacggagggagtactacacaTAAGCcaattaatgattatttgtatttatgtaTATTGGTGTTGCGCTTTATTATTAGATATTTAAGaatcaaattattgaaaatagtAGGTATAAGTTCAAAACGGCAATAAACAAGACTTTGCCGTAAATATAAACTATATACGAAAACGACAAAGCAAAAACCTACTTCGAATAAGTCTTAAACAACTGGGCACCCGATAAAGCTAAAAgcacttatattattagtGTTACTATTTAGAAAaggtatataattaatataattgtatGTACAAGTGCTctaaaattgttaaatatttcatacGTGCATCTTGCGAATATCATGATAATAAATGTTTGTTTCCACTTAAAATGTATAAGGGGCAGCAATTAACtcaaaaaatctagaattcaAGAGATACATTTTTACAATACAACTAGgcattaacaaaatttagtgAGTCAGGTCCGTCAATTATTATGTCTATtgtaacaaaatttcaaatttaattttagagtaaagataaattgaaaaaaaaattgtatgtaCAAAATGCCCTCAAATTTTAAACCTCCTAAAACATGAGGAATGTCCTTATTATCTTTATGtataatttaaacaaacatGAGGAATGCCCTTAAGTATAGGAATGTCCTCTTTATCTTTATACAATTTACATATCCTTGTAAACCTCCTAAGTGTATTTGACCttctaaaacataaataaatctaGAGATGAACACTTAAggaatgtaattaattttgtgtgaTGCATTTAAGGAAGGTAATTGAGTTTGCGTGATACAATTATCGAATGtaattgatttgttttcatATAGTTTATAGCatttaattctttatatttccAACAATATTCAAGTTCTATTAGTGGTCTAATCGGTCCAATCAATTTAATCGTGAATTGGTAACTTCACGAGTTTGGTTACCGATTGTAAATATTGATTACAAGTTAaaatcttttaattaaatttaaaagttgatatttaaaaagtaCGTGTTCTCGATTTAGTATCAGAAATTAATGTATCATCAATCcgcatttattttatactctatGTATATGTACATTGGTGTTACGCTTTATTACTATGtttttatagtaaataaaaatgatcaaaCTACCGAAAGTAGTAAGTAtaagttcaaaacaaaaaatcgaCAAGATGCTATTGCAAAAATGCAAACCACGTTCGTAAACGACAAGGCAAAGAACTACCTACCTACTTCGATAAGTTCTAAACAACGAGGCATCCCATAAAGCCAAAAGCACTTCATTATTAGTGTTACTACTTAGAAAAAggtatactataaaaaatatgtgtacAATTACTTTaagaataatgaaaaaagGGCTCAAGATTTCATGGTACATGTATGCTGCCAATATTACTCCGAATGTCTACCATTTAAAGAACCaatcggcacgagttttacgAATTTGTTTGACggtgtgaagaaaaataattggagaaaatgagtagaatgtgagacctatttaaaatattactccctccgtccccgattaagagtcacactttgaccgggcacgagttttaagaaatgtaaagaatagttggttgaaaaggttagtggagtgtgggactcatttttttatattggtttataataaaatgtgagtgaattgatttagtggaatgtgagacctacttactatttatggtaaaaatgaagtgtaactcttaattggggacggactgaaatggaaaagtgtgactcttaatcggggacggagggagtaattttatattggattGTGATAGTAAAAAGTTAGAGGAATGTGGAATCCTCAtgctaaaaaattaagtaaataattctataaatcatagacaatccaaaattgcaaaatgacTCTTCAAATGGTGGATAAAGGGATAATCACAATAAAAGTTTTTTCCTCATAAAATATATGAGGGCAGCAATGCATTAACTGACGCGCTAAAACcgttatgaaaataaatttaacaacTCAGACAACGCAAagcaaattttcaaaattgtattGAATCCAATTTCTTCAGCCGCTATAAATATGCACACAAAGAGAGCCCTAAAACTCACcaacaaaaagaaatcatTGTTAAATCCTAAAAGCAATGACGAGAAAGAAGGTAACCCTTGCCTACATTACTAATGATTCAGAGAGAAAAGCTTCATACAAGAAGCGAAAGAAGGGTCTTATTAAGAAGGTGAGCGAGCTGAGCACCCTCTGTGGTGTGCCAGCCTGCGTCATCATCTACAGCCAGTACGACCCCGTGCCGGTTGTATGGCCGTCGCCTCTTGAAGCGCAGTCCATCCTGGCCCGCTTCCGCAAGCTCTCCATCATGGACCAGACCCGGAAGATGGTCAACCAGGAGAGCTTCACCCGCCAGCGGATCAAGAAGGCGACGGAGCAGCTCCGCCGTCTCCAGAAGGAAAACAGCTGCCGAGAGCTTGAGGCCTTCATGTTCCGATGCATCCTCGGCCAAGCCTCCCTCAACGACCTCCGAATCCATGACGTCTCGGAGATGAGCTTTGTCATCGGCCAGACGCTCCGAGATATCAAAGCAAGGATGGATGCCATGGCAGCTGAGCACCAGCGCAATCTGGctgcgccgccgccgccgccgctgcctccactcctgccgccgccgcctatGTTGGCGttgccgcctcctcctcctccaaccaCTGTGGAAGAGGCTCCAGTGCGGATGGAGGATGATGGGATGGAGAGCTTCCCATGGAACCTGGTCCAGAGCCCGGGAGGAGGAGGCGATATGGAGGGGACCGGGCTCGGGTGGGATCCCGGGATGGTGCTGCCGTATCCATACGATTTCGACCAGTCCAGCTCTTCTTATTCTGGCCAGAATCCAAATCGGAATCTGGATCCGAatcctaaccctaaccctaaccctaatcCAACTCCTTTTAATAAGTGATGATCTCATTATAATGTTTGAGATTTAGACATGACGGATTAGAGTTTTTATGTTTAGGGTTAAGTTAATGTGTGATTTGTATCCTGGTTGGTGATGTATGATAGATGAATCTACAGATgagtaatttgattttattattgtctCCTCtgtcatttaaatttaattactattattattacctCCTTTTTAAACTGCagagattttaatttatatatggtTCAtagatattgatattattattacttcctttttaaaaggcaaaaaaatttctattccgcgcgattatttattatatgaatTACACACTTTTTCTAACTAGTTATTTTGCTTgaaaaaccaattttttttacttttatagaaaaatatagcATATTAcgttatagtagtaatataactcttcattaattatatgaagaatatacataaaaattactaaatctCGTAacggtaaaataaaaataaatcattatatgTGTTACAgtaaaaaggtaaataaatGCTACAACATGCTTCCCTCCTTGGTGGTGCCACCCCTGCCTTCATGCTAAAACCATAGTCAATCACAGAGCCTCATTTTCAATGTCCCTATTTTCTCTAACTTGATGATTTTCAAAAGCTCCTGATTCTCTCTCTAACCCTACTGATTGTCGGATAAAATTCTCTTTAATTTCTCTGTGTCTTGTTAAATATAGGTATTAGATTCGAACATTCATAAGAccatcaatttattattttcattaagtattaaaatattctagaCCTCACATTATAGTTACGCTTTGTTCTTAAACTAAAATGTATGTTATAACTaaccaaaatatatacttgCATACCATTGTTCATTTCAAAGCTCTCAACCAAACACCTTGTTTCCTAAGTATTCCCACACGAACATTTATGACAACTACATATGTAAAACTATTTTACTCCTAATACAGTTGTGACGGATTGAGAGAAAATTATCTCGTCATATCTATACGAGAATTTATGCAAGTGCATCAGTAGCCAAGACAGATAATGGCGGATGCAGAAAATATCTTTAGTAGGGGCTCTataatacataattattttgtataaaaaatcacaatatatCGTAACAACTAAAAAGtatatgaattttatgaatattcttGTTTGTAACTATGTTTGTTATGCTGAAGTAGTGAGCTAAATTCAGCATGATCTCATTTGTGCATTAAAAGATCGATTGCAACATTGTGCGTGAGAAATATTTGGAGGGTGTCATAAAGCCTATGcatatcataaacaatttacAAGTTGGCAGACATTTTCACTAAGCCATTGGGAGCATCTGCTTTCCATAATATTTTGCTCAAGATGAATGTTTTTAGCATGTACAATCCATCTTGAGAGGGGATTTTGAAGAAATTGGAATACACAGCTGAAAAAAGGAATGAGATCAAGCTGAAACTAGCTGTTGGAGAGAGTGAGCTGGAAGTGGCCATTGGAGGAGTTGTTGAAAGTTAGTTAGTCAGTTAGTTGGTTAATAAAAAGTAATCGCTTGTGATCATCTTTCTTGAGGCTTAGGTGCTCCTTCTGTGTTAGGTTGGTATGATTGTAAGAACTTTAGGTATCAAAGTAActccaaatttgattttgtgaagTTTATGCATAGTTTGGCATATTGATGAATTTACAAAATACACGTGGAGGTGGTTTTCCTTTGCAGCTTATCAAGGTCGCAGCAGTTGATTTCCTTTCGGAGGCGACATAGCTGCTCTGTCGCCTTCTTCATCCGTTGTCGCGTGAAGCTCTCCTGGTTGTTTCCTGCTCTGGTCCTTGTTAGAGAGCTTGCAAAAGCGAGCGAGGATTGTACCCTAAACTACGACAGCCACACCTCCAGCGCAGTGTCTAAGTGCTGTAGATGATGGCGTAGGCTTCAACACCGCAGAGGATGCTTAGCTCTCACAGACAATTCATATCAATTCCTTCAAATTCAGTTTCGTATAATtctaattccaattccaattcgaTGTACCAAATGGACACTTAACACGGTCTTAGCTGTTCTAATTACTATTTTCATAACGATTTTTCTCATGTTGGTTAATGCCCAGttttattatatcattatagTTTGGATTTCTCAAGTAAATTGCTAACATATATTGGCATTTATTACGGTGATATTGGCAAGATACATCTATAAAATCTTGAGcccttttttcttatttagagaaaatttactatatcttttttctaaatagtactccctccgtcccggataactCATCTCATTTcatgtcaatttttaaaatttgtattaatatattatagcTTGCAACCACTATTTAAAAATCGGATCGGTAATCAAATTAGTGAAACTGTTGAATCACAATTCAATTAGTCGGACCAGGTAGACCACTGATCaaactaaaaactaaaatactgTAGGgggatatgtaattaaataaaaaataataaatttagtgaacacttctttttttattctctttcgtTTCGTTCATTACTCTCTGTacctactttaactatttaatactaataaatagtttgggaatatgtgaaaaaaaaaagaaatgactaaACTATATTAGGATGGATGGAATACCAAAtagttaattatatataggagGCAATTCTACTGagaacatttttaaaaatgggaTATTTGAGAGCTTAAAATCATAcacccttcgtcccataaaaatatgggcgtATGATAGACACgggaattaagacaaaattggtaaaataaaatgaaagagaaagaaggttattaaagtagtgttagtggtaGGACCTATACTATTACTAATGTTTTAATGGTggtataaataataaataacttgATGTATAGGGGTAATAAATTGGGATatgtttttataaatgtaaaatgcccatatttttatgggacgaacgaaaataaaaagtgcacatatttttactagacggagggagtatcagttgtatgatatattaatattagttgGTATCATCAAAAATCATATAAGTtagtttgattattttatttccctATAATATCGACATagtttaaagaaaaattatggcAATATTCATGtatattattcatataattaatgaaaagttatattaataaaacgtactccctccgtccacgattaacTGAGTCCATTTGACTTGTCaagggttttaagaaatactccctccgtcccccattaggagtcacattttgaccgggcacgagttttaagaaatgtaaagaaaagttggttgaaaaagttagtggaacgtgagacccatttttttatattggttttataataaaatataagtgaattgagttagtggaatgtgggacctacttaccatttatggtaaaaatgaagtgtgactcttaattgaggacggaccgaaatggaaaagtgtgactcttaataggggacggagggagtatagtgTTAA is a window from the Salvia hispanica cultivar TCC Black 2014 chromosome 1, UniMelb_Shisp_WGS_1.0, whole genome shotgun sequence genome containing:
- the LOC125185564 gene encoding agamous-like MADS-box protein AGL80 is translated as MTRKKVTLAYITNDSERKASYKKRKKGLIKKVSELSTLCGVPACVIIYSQYDPVPVVWPSPLEAQSILARFRKLSIMDQTRKMVNQESFTRQRIKKATEQLRRLQKENSCRELEAFMFRCILGQASLNDLRIHDVSEMSFVIGQTLRDIKARMDAMAAEHQRNLAAPPPPPLPPLLPPPPMLALPPPPPPTTVEEAPVRMEDDGMESFPWNLVQSPGGGGDMEGTGLGWDPGMVLPYPYDFDQSSSSYSGQNPNRNLDPNPNPNPNPNPTPFNK